From Paenibacillus physcomitrellae, the proteins below share one genomic window:
- a CDS encoding glycoside hydrolase family 30 protein: protein MSELLIYQSKGEGELFIQQSAVQLASRSKPDGEKVTVTLDEKETFQEIDGFGASFTDSAAYLIHQILDEGQQAEVMTRLFDPSEGIGLSVLRNPMGASDYARSIYSYNDRPEGETDPELEHFSIAHDEGDIIPLLHKARKLNPEVKLFASPWSAPAWMKTSGSMKTGELKKEYYPAFAEYFARYIQAYKDKGLDIYAVTPQNEPLYEPSHYPSMKMLAEAQAEFVRDHLKPAFVSHGLHTKILCYDHNWDRPDYPTTVFEQAMEQVDGVAWHWYGGKPSAQSEVFEKFPGKEVHFTEGSGGEWIPPFEQAFSNVMRTGIEILRNHSKSFILWNMALDEQNGPTVPGFGNSTCRGIVQVNQQTRELVYTLDYYALAHFSKIIRPGALRIASESSEEAIRSVAFVNKDASKAVVLFNDSEQEETVSLKLKGDDVIAFPMPAKSAISIQIPASY from the coding sequence ATGTCCGAGCTATTGATTTACCAGTCCAAAGGAGAAGGCGAACTGTTCATTCAGCAATCCGCGGTGCAGCTGGCGAGCCGTTCTAAACCGGATGGAGAAAAGGTTACTGTAACTTTGGATGAGAAAGAAACCTTTCAGGAGATAGATGGATTCGGAGCATCCTTTACGGATTCGGCCGCTTATCTGATTCATCAAATTCTGGATGAAGGGCAGCAGGCGGAGGTTATGACCCGTTTGTTTGACCCGTCGGAAGGCATAGGATTGTCTGTATTACGAAATCCAATGGGAGCTTCGGACTACGCCAGATCCATTTACAGCTATAATGATAGGCCTGAAGGCGAGACCGATCCGGAGCTGGAGCATTTCTCCATTGCCCATGATGAAGGAGATATTATTCCTCTGCTGCACAAAGCCAGGAAGCTGAACCCTGAAGTGAAGTTATTTGCTTCACCGTGGAGCGCACCCGCCTGGATGAAGACCAGCGGTTCGATGAAAACAGGAGAACTGAAGAAAGAATATTATCCGGCTTTTGCCGAATATTTTGCGCGCTATATCCAAGCTTATAAAGATAAAGGTCTTGATATTTACGCGGTAACACCGCAAAATGAACCGCTTTATGAGCCAAGCCATTATCCAAGCATGAAGATGTTGGCCGAGGCGCAGGCCGAATTTGTTAGAGATCATTTGAAGCCTGCATTCGTCAGTCATGGACTCCATACCAAAATTCTTTGTTATGATCATAACTGGGATCGTCCCGATTATCCAACGACCGTGTTCGAGCAAGCGATGGAGCAGGTGGATGGTGTAGCTTGGCACTGGTACGGCGGGAAACCGTCGGCGCAAAGCGAAGTGTTCGAGAAATTCCCGGGCAAGGAAGTGCATTTCACGGAAGGCTCCGGCGGGGAATGGATTCCTCCTTTCGAACAAGCTTTTAGCAACGTGATGCGTACGGGAATTGAGATTCTGCGCAACCATAGCAAATCCTTTATTCTGTGGAATATGGCGCTGGATGAGCAAAATGGACCCACGGTCCCGGGATTTGGCAACAGCACATGCCGGGGAATCGTGCAGGTTAACCAGCAGACGCGAGAGCTTGTTTATACTTTGGATTATTATGCTTTGGCTCATTTCAGCAAAATCATTCGTCCGGGCGCTTTGCGAATCGCCTCTGAATCGAGTGAGGAAGCGATCCGTTCCGTAGCTTTTGTGAATAAGGATGCCTCCAAGGCTGTCGTTCTCTTCAATGACAGTGAGCAGGAAGAGACGGTTAGCTTAAAACTTAAGGGAGACGATGTGATCGCTTTCCCTATGCCGGCCAAAAGCGCCATCTCCATTCAAATTCCAGCCAGCTATTGA
- a CDS encoding sugar ABC transporter substrate-binding protein: protein MSKVLRKKGVSLGAVLLAIMLTITACGSGGGGGSKSAALPDLDGRYTPDPSTPAWKLDTKKETTDLTWYVNADWWNTDFGKDTVTKKIKEDLNINIKFITGDDTKLNTFFAGGDMPDIITVFDSNSAVAQKASTWALPLNDLAEKYDPYFNQVAAKDTMNWFQQKDGKTYGYPDYSNTQADYDSGTIPAKTAFIIRQDVYEAIGKPSMKTPEEFESAMEKIKSQFPQLIPFGFNSIGTGTGSLGDVLQDYLGVPLEDKDGKFYNRNLDEDYLTWLKTLNTVYRNGDISDDSFADDGTAFEEKVKSGKYATIMLDGVPQQGGNLQTFMTNNPEDKYIAVDGPQSTVGNQPTLNQSGITGWMINYITKKAKDPAKAIQVFTYLLSDEGQALVNFGIEGETYKKNSDGTVEFLPAVKELQLTNSDKFKKDYRMGEFIFFGHDRYKALNKDSSPEAIKQMQEWGNGKLKPHFILENINPDQGTAEARSLSAIDTTWNTTLVSLIRSKTDDDFNKTLDAYKKFLDDNNWSKIVDIRSEKMQANREKLGIK from the coding sequence ATGAGTAAAGTATTGCGGAAAAAAGGGGTTTCGCTGGGTGCCGTTCTGCTGGCAATCATGCTGACAATCACTGCCTGCGGTTCCGGAGGCGGAGGAGGTTCCAAGAGCGCTGCTCTTCCGGATCTGGATGGCCGCTATACACCGGACCCATCGACACCGGCATGGAAGCTTGATACGAAGAAGGAAACAACCGATCTGACCTGGTACGTTAATGCGGACTGGTGGAATACAGACTTCGGTAAAGATACAGTAACCAAAAAGATTAAAGAGGATTTGAATATCAACATTAAATTCATCACCGGTGACGATACAAAACTGAATACCTTCTTCGCCGGCGGAGATATGCCTGACATTATTACGGTCTTTGATTCCAATTCAGCCGTTGCGCAGAAAGCTTCCACATGGGCGCTGCCGCTTAACGATCTGGCCGAGAAATATGATCCATATTTCAACCAGGTAGCTGCTAAGGATACAATGAACTGGTTCCAGCAGAAAGACGGCAAAACGTACGGATACCCCGACTACTCCAATACGCAGGCCGATTATGACAGCGGTACCATTCCGGCAAAAACAGCCTTTATTATTCGCCAGGACGTGTATGAGGCAATCGGCAAACCTAGTATGAAAACACCGGAAGAATTTGAAAGTGCTATGGAGAAGATCAAAAGCCAGTTCCCGCAATTGATTCCGTTTGGCTTTAACTCGATTGGAACAGGTACAGGTTCGCTGGGCGATGTGCTTCAGGATTACCTGGGCGTGCCGCTGGAAGACAAAGACGGCAAGTTCTATAACCGCAACCTGGATGAAGATTACTTGACCTGGTTGAAAACGCTTAACACCGTTTACCGTAACGGCGATATCAGTGATGACAGCTTTGCCGATGACGGTACGGCTTTTGAAGAGAAAGTTAAATCCGGTAAATATGCAACGATCATGCTCGACGGTGTGCCACAGCAAGGCGGCAACCTGCAGACGTTTATGACCAACAACCCTGAGGATAAATACATCGCGGTCGATGGACCACAAAGCACGGTTGGCAACCAGCCAACGCTGAACCAATCGGGTATTACAGGCTGGATGATCAACTACATCACGAAAAAAGCTAAAGACCCAGCCAAAGCGATCCAAGTCTTTACTTATTTGCTGAGTGACGAAGGCCAGGCATTGGTGAACTTCGGTATTGAAGGCGAAACGTACAAGAAAAATTCGGACGGAACGGTAGAATTCCTGCCGGCTGTTAAAGAGCTGCAGTTGACTAACTCCGACAAGTTCAAAAAGGACTACCGGATGGGCGAATTCATTTTCTTCGGACACGACCGTTATAAAGCCCTTAACAAAGACTCCTCTCCTGAGGCGATCAAGCAAATGCAGGAATGGGGCAATGGCAAGCTGAAACCGCATTTCATTCTGGAAAATATCAACCCGGATCAAGGTACGGCGGAGGCACGTTCGTTGTCCGCAATTGACACAACTTGGAATACTACGCTGGTTAGTCTGATCAGATCTAAGACGGATGATGATTTCAATAAAACGCTGGATGCTTACAAGAAATTCCTGGATGATAACAACTGGAGCAAAATTGTAGACATTCGCAGCGAGAAAATGCAGGCTAACAGAGAGAAACTGGGAATCAAGTAA
- a CDS encoding glycosyltransferase family 39 protein, whose translation MRGLSQAYTFCQQHRYTLLFFVLGVLLRILQLGSIPPGLNQDEASIGYDAFSILHYGIDRNSMPMPVHLIAWGSGQNALYAYLSMPFIAVMGLTPLSVRLLGVLAGIAAMPVFCLLARHLFRSQAAAPVAMLLIAINPWHIMMSRWALESNLFPTLVLFAVYCLVKALQSPRWFYAFTTVMAISLYAYGTAYFFVPVFLTLIAFLLFKRKQLSLRMLLLNFLLFIIIGLPILLFLLINWLNLPSIITPLLSIPRLTVPRVETVTTFSDGHFLLSAREHIHSFISLLLSGSDGLPWNSISPFGYAYPIGLPFALLGLIASIWALRSNREPLQAIILLWLGSAVLMVLIIEVNINRVNVIFYPIILLICGGVLFFHRIKKGLSILCAAAFLIYFSAFAAVYFRDYPKQISTVFANHLGDAIDFASASTPGTIYITNRINMPYIYVLFYEKTRTADFIKSVVYANPGQDFQQVSSFGRYRFGTPFFHKAQQAAYIFDEGDPLPPASSGLIFKRFGRYTVVLVL comes from the coding sequence ATGCGGGGATTATCTCAAGCCTATACTTTTTGCCAACAACACCGTTATACACTATTATTTTTTGTTCTTGGCGTCCTCCTGCGGATTCTGCAGCTAGGCTCGATTCCTCCGGGGCTGAATCAGGACGAAGCCTCTATCGGATATGATGCCTTTTCCATTCTTCATTATGGAATCGACCGCAACAGCATGCCTATGCCTGTCCATTTAATTGCGTGGGGAAGCGGTCAGAACGCCTTATATGCTTATTTATCCATGCCATTTATCGCGGTTATGGGTCTTACTCCGCTGTCTGTAAGGCTGCTGGGCGTGTTGGCTGGCATTGCTGCCATGCCCGTGTTCTGCCTGCTTGCCCGGCATCTCTTCCGTTCCCAAGCCGCAGCTCCGGTCGCCATGCTGCTTATAGCTATAAATCCCTGGCACATCATGATGTCCAGATGGGCTTTGGAGTCTAATTTGTTCCCTACTCTGGTTTTGTTTGCCGTTTACTGCCTGGTAAAAGCGCTTCAGTCGCCGCGTTGGTTCTATGCTTTTACGACTGTTATGGCCATATCGCTGTATGCTTATGGAACAGCTTATTTCTTCGTTCCGGTGTTCCTCACTCTGATCGCCTTCTTGTTGTTCAAACGCAAACAGCTTAGCCTAAGAATGCTGCTGCTGAATTTCCTGCTGTTTATCATAATAGGCTTACCTATTCTATTATTTCTGTTAATCAACTGGCTGAATCTGCCTTCTATCATTACTCCGTTATTGTCCATACCCAGATTGACTGTGCCGCGCGTTGAAACCGTTACCACTTTTAGCGATGGACATTTCCTTCTCTCGGCAAGGGAGCATATACACAGCTTTATATCCCTTCTGCTGTCGGGCAGTGATGGTTTGCCTTGGAATTCAATCTCACCGTTCGGGTATGCATATCCTATTGGCCTTCCATTTGCTTTGCTCGGTCTGATTGCATCCATCTGGGCTTTGCGCAGCAACCGAGAGCCTCTTCAAGCCATCATCCTGTTGTGGCTGGGCTCTGCTGTTCTGATGGTTCTCATCATAGAGGTAAATATTAACCGGGTTAATGTTATATTTTACCCGATTATCTTGTTAATCTGCGGGGGTGTCCTGTTCTTTCACCGAATAAAGAAAGGGTTAAGCATTCTTTGCGCAGCCGCATTTCTTATTTACTTTTCAGCGTTCGCAGCTGTCTATTTCCGGGATTATCCGAAACAAATCAGCACTGTTTTTGCCAACCATTTAGGTGATGCGATTGATTTTGCCTCCGCCTCGACGCCGGGTACGATTTATATCACAAACAGAATTAACATGCCTTATATTTATGTGCTTTTTTACGAAAAGACCCGGACAGCCGACTTTATAAAAAGTGTGGTCTATGCCAATCCCGGCCAAGACTTTCAGCAAGTGTCTTCGTTTGGAAGATACCGGTTTGGGACTCCTTTCTTTCACAAGGCTCAACAAGCTGCTTACATTTTTGACGAAGGCGACCCACTTCCGCCAGCAAGCAGCGGCCTTATTTTTAAACGGTTTGGCCGGTATACGGTGGTGCTTGTTTTATGA
- a CDS encoding carbohydrate ABC transporter permease, producing MNRKAIREDLNSRVFNAFNITLLVIITLVIIIPLWNVIISSLSSGQALAEGGFIFWSPEFSLENYRAVFQDDSIWQAFFISVSKTVLGVATHVFFCAMIGYALSKQNLRGRKLYVAMGVITMFFSGGMIPIYLLIKSLGLLNTFWVYIIPALFSYYDVVILMNFFRNVPDALEESAKIDGAGEWRIFLKIFIPLSMPAMATIALFNGVGQWNDFLTTKLYITDQALYPLQMKLYEIIVQSQTQSMQNASSAVIETTTKGVQLATIVITTLPIVVIYPLLQRYFISGIMMGAVKE from the coding sequence ATGAATCGAAAGGCGATTAGAGAAGATTTAAACAGCCGCGTCTTTAATGCCTTCAATATAACGCTGCTTGTTATCATTACCCTTGTTATTATTATCCCTTTGTGGAATGTCATTATTTCCTCATTGAGTTCAGGGCAAGCGCTGGCAGAAGGTGGATTTATATTCTGGAGCCCAGAGTTTTCTTTGGAAAATTATCGTGCGGTATTCCAGGACGACAGCATTTGGCAGGCCTTTTTTATCTCGGTGTCCAAGACGGTGCTTGGCGTCGCCACCCACGTTTTCTTCTGTGCGATGATCGGTTACGCGCTTAGTAAACAAAATCTGCGTGGCCGCAAATTGTATGTCGCCATGGGCGTCATCACCATGTTTTTCTCAGGCGGTATGATCCCGATTTACCTGTTGATTAAGTCCTTGGGACTGTTAAACACCTTCTGGGTGTACATCATTCCTGCTCTCTTTAGTTATTACGATGTAGTTATCCTGATGAACTTCTTTCGGAATGTGCCGGATGCGCTTGAGGAATCGGCGAAAATCGACGGTGCAGGCGAGTGGCGCATTTTCCTGAAGATTTTTATACCTTTGTCCATGCCGGCTATGGCTACAATCGCCTTGTTTAATGGCGTCGGCCAATGGAACGATTTCTTGACTACCAAGCTGTACATTACAGATCAGGCCTTATACCCGCTGCAGATGAAGCTGTACGAGATCATTGTGCAGTCCCAGACGCAGTCGATGCAAAATGCTAGCTCGGCCGTGATCGAAACCACCACTAAAGGGGTTCAACTTGCGACAATCGTAATTACTACTCTGCCGATTGTTGTAATTTATCCATTGCTTCAAAGGTACTTTATCTCTGGCATTATGATGGGGGCGGTGAAGGAATAA
- a CDS encoding ABC transporter permease, whose product MAKLAVTEPVNGKPNEKTTMGQKIKEFAVDFWRQRELQSMIIPGIIFMIIFCYIPIYGLTIAFKSYTVIDTLDSAPWVGLENFKIIMSDQYFWDAVVNTLAISFLKLGIGFIIPIILAIMIYELSFTRMKKFVQTVSYLPHFLSWIVLGGMMINWFSTTGLFNQILLDLGIISKGQNILLDPGKYWWIATLSDIWKEAGWGTILYLAIMAKIDPTYYEAAKIDGASRIRQIWNITLPNMRSIISLNLILTVSGLLGSNLDQTLVLMNSQNRETAEVINSYVYRMGLTQGDFSYATAVGLGVSIVSVILLVTANKVTSKLNDNQSVL is encoded by the coding sequence ATGGCCAAATTAGCGGTGACAGAGCCGGTCAACGGCAAACCGAACGAGAAAACAACGATGGGGCAAAAAATCAAGGAATTTGCTGTAGATTTCTGGAGACAACGGGAACTGCAGTCGATGATCATTCCAGGCATTATTTTTATGATTATCTTTTGTTACATTCCTATTTATGGTCTGACTATTGCCTTTAAAAGCTATACGGTCATCGATACGCTGGATTCGGCTCCATGGGTGGGCCTGGAGAATTTCAAGATTATTATGTCCGACCAATATTTTTGGGACGCTGTAGTCAACACTTTGGCAATCAGCTTTCTGAAATTAGGTATTGGGTTCATCATTCCTATTATTTTGGCGATTATGATCTACGAATTGAGTTTCACACGCATGAAGAAATTTGTTCAGACGGTATCCTATTTGCCGCACTTTCTGTCTTGGATCGTACTTGGCGGCATGATGATCAACTGGTTCTCGACAACAGGGCTTTTTAATCAGATCCTGCTGGATCTAGGGATTATTTCAAAGGGCCAGAACATTTTGCTGGATCCGGGCAAATACTGGTGGATCGCCACTTTATCGGATATCTGGAAAGAAGCAGGCTGGGGAACAATCCTGTATCTCGCTATCATGGCCAAAATTGACCCTACCTACTATGAAGCTGCGAAGATCGATGGGGCAAGCCGAATTCGGCAAATCTGGAATATTACGCTCCCTAACATGAGATCCATCATCAGTTTAAACCTGATCTTGACTGTAAGCGGTTTATTGGGATCGAATTTGGACCAAACCTTGGTACTGATGAATTCGCAGAACCGGGAAACGGCGGAAGTCATCAACTCTTACGTATATCGTATGGGCTTGACGCAAGGGGATTTCTCGTACGCTACCGCTGTAGGTCTGGGCGTTTCCATTGTTTCCGTCATTCTGCTTGTCACAGCTAATAAAGTCACCAGTAAGCTGAACGATAATCAATCTGTTCTATAA
- a CDS encoding LacI family DNA-binding transcriptional regulator produces the protein MARITIKDVAREAGVSISTVSNALNDVDVLNPETKMHVLQVAQRLNYVPNLNGKLLKSGKTHMIGFFTTSVTGPYFYKLVETMARECDRYGYGLNVFVTRDKQVIMNNILGSRVDGVIIYEELRIDENDIAVMKKDKVKAVFLDREIEDDTMGSIIFDSYIAGYEATKYLISLGHKHIAYISGVETMFDSEQRKEGYLAALKEYQLPIKEEYILQGYFEEESTYNAIKSFIYQHSEQLPDAFLAGNDLSAIGCIKALENHGYEVPAQVSVVGFDDIDIAPYFSPPLTTVRNQIARQGILAIEQLIRMIEKKEQGHSQRLKGELVVRGSSQVKLQ, from the coding sequence TTGGCAAGGATAACTATAAAAGATGTAGCCCGCGAAGCAGGAGTTTCCATCTCAACGGTCTCTAATGCATTGAATGATGTAGATGTACTTAATCCTGAAACGAAAATGCACGTACTTCAGGTAGCACAACGATTGAATTACGTCCCTAATCTCAATGGCAAGCTGCTAAAGTCAGGAAAAACACATATGATCGGATTCTTTACGACAAGTGTGACGGGACCTTACTTTTACAAGCTGGTAGAAACGATGGCACGGGAATGTGACCGCTACGGATACGGGCTTAATGTCTTCGTTACCCGGGATAAGCAGGTTATCATGAATAATATATTAGGCAGCCGGGTTGACGGAGTGATTATTTACGAAGAATTGCGGATAGATGAGAACGATATTGCTGTTATGAAGAAAGATAAAGTCAAAGCTGTTTTTCTGGATCGCGAGATTGAGGATGACACTATGGGCAGTATTATCTTCGATTCTTATATCGCCGGCTATGAGGCTACGAAATACTTGATCAGCTTGGGCCATAAGCATATTGCTTATATCTCCGGGGTTGAAACGATGTTTGACAGTGAGCAGCGGAAGGAAGGATACCTGGCTGCGCTTAAGGAATATCAGCTGCCAATCAAAGAGGAATATATTTTGCAGGGATATTTTGAAGAAGAAAGCACTTATAATGCCATTAAGTCTTTTATCTATCAACATTCTGAACAACTGCCGGACGCCTTTCTAGCAGGGAATGACTTGAGTGCTATCGGATGTATTAAAGCTCTTGAGAATCATGGTTATGAGGTGCCTGCCCAGGTTAGTGTGGTAGGGTTTGACGATATCGATATTGCTCCTTATTTCTCACCTCCACTGACGACAGTAAGGAATCAGATTGCGAGACAGGGGATTCTGGCGATTGAACAGCTGATCCGGATGATTGAGAAGAAGGAACAGGGACACAGCCAAAGGCTAAAGGGTGAGCTTGTTGTCAGAGGCAGCAGTCAGGTCAAGCTTCAGTAA